A genomic window from Candidatus Denitrolinea symbiosum includes:
- a CDS encoding pantetheine-phosphate adenylyltransferase → MVKAIFPGTFDPIHYGHMDIARRAARLFDEVAMAVYDKPLKNLLFSPEERIDLVKKAFADNPKVSVTGYSGLTVEFARKIGAQVIVRGLRVFSDFEFEFRMALANQRLTPDIETTALITAEQHTFLSSSTVKEIAMLGGDVTSMVPPFVADALRRKISDGNHQPPPNALRD, encoded by the coding sequence TTGGTAAAGGCTATTTTTCCTGGAACATTCGACCCCATCCACTACGGTCACATGGACATTGCCCGCCGCGCGGCGCGTCTCTTCGACGAAGTGGCGATGGCCGTCTACGACAAGCCGCTCAAGAATTTATTGTTCTCGCCCGAGGAACGCATTGACCTCGTGAAGAAAGCCTTTGCCGATAACCCCAAAGTCAGCGTGACGGGCTACTCTGGCCTGACCGTGGAATTTGCCCGCAAGATCGGCGCGCAGGTCATTGTGCGCGGACTGCGCGTCTTCTCGGACTTCGAGTTCGAATTCCGCATGGCGCTGGCGAACCAGCGTCTCACGCCCGACATCGAGACCACCGCCCTCATCACCGCCGAGCAGCACACCTTCCTCTCATCGAGCACCGTCAAGGAGATCGCCATGCTGGGCGGGGACGTGACCTCCATGGTCCCGCCGTTCGTCGCGGACGCGCTCCGCCGCAAGATCAGCGACGGGAATCACCAGCCACCGCCGAATGCATTACGCGATTGA